Proteins from a single region of Drosophila biarmipes strain raj3 chromosome 3R, RU_DBia_V1.1, whole genome shotgun sequence:
- the LOC108023702 gene encoding cilia- and flagella-associated protein 299 translates to MTDFSIAKFNNYQEYLHSFTTVEDFRYLPFHKTVTTLTKLGYREHRTFYEEDEFLNVKKQVEQLLNPTVSAQIYYSQYFSGTDPALWALAEREHVNVQQEISTIIFLEISGRSGFSKSGYIDFEASLRNYRFKGPNAVDWRAVFEERKLLKPQPSDIVFYDWKTRKIFANDNDNYTVVAHPEHGLMFTHKGDHKNIPVTTKKNPFSSNVRRSMIRSNLYGFMILYDHHVRKKT, encoded by the exons ATGACGGACTTTAGCATTGCCAAGTTCAATAATTATCAGGAGTATCTGCACTCCTTCACCACCGTCGAGGACTTTCGCTACTTGCCCTTCCACAAAACAGTCACCACCCTCACGAAGCTTGGCTATCGGGAGCACCGTACCTTCTATGAGGAGGATGAGTTCCTGAACGTGAAGAAGCAGGTGGAACAGCTCCTGAATCCCACGGTCTCTGCCCAGATATACTACAGTCAGTATTTCAGTGGAACCGATCCTGCTCTTTGGGCTCTGGCCGAACGCGAACACGTCAATGTCCAGCAGGAGATATCG ACCATTATCTTTCTGGAAATAAGTGGCAGGAGCGGGTTCTCCAAGTCCGGCTATATAGACTTTGAGGCCAGTCTGCGTAACTATAGGTTCAAGGGACCAAATGCAGTTGACTGGCGTGCAGTCTTCGAGGAGCGAAAGTTGCTGAAGCCCCAGCCGAGTGACATAGTCTTCTACGATTGGAAGACCAGGAAGATCTTTGCGAATGACAACGACAATTACACGGTGGTAGCTCACCCGGAGCACGGGCTTATGTTCACGCACAAGGGTGACCACAAGAACATTCCAGTCACCACCAAAAAGAATCCCTTCTCCAGCAACGTAAGGCGCTCCATGATCAGATCGAATCTGTACGGATTCATGATATTATATGACCACCATGTGCGCAAGAAGACTTAA